In Komagataeibacter sucrofermentans DSM 15973, the genomic window GACCTCGTGCGCGAGCAGATCCGCATCGCGGCGGGCGAGCCGATCGGCTACAGCCAGTCGGACATCAAGTTCTCCGGCCATGCGATCGAATGCCGCATCAATGCCGAGGACCCGCAGACCTTCATGCCCACGCCGGGCACGATCACGGTCTACCACCCGCCCGGCGGCCTGGGCGTGCGAATCGATAGCGCGCTGTATGCGGGCTACCGCGTGCCGCCTTACTACGACAGCATGATCGCCAAGCTGATCGTGCGCGCGCCGACCCGCCTTGAGGCCATCGAGCGCATGCGCCGCGCGCTGGATGAATTCGTGATTGAAGGGGTCAAGACGGTCATCCCGCTGCACCGCAAGATCCTGGAAGACCCCCAGTTCCGCAAGGGTGACTACACCATCCACTGGCTGGAAAACTTCGTGGCCCGCCAGCAGCAGGGCTGAATAGCCAATCACGCCCCAAAACAGAAAAGCGACCCCTGCCATTGCGCCGGGGTCGCTTTTTTTATGGCTAAAATCATAAGAACGTTTTTGGCAAAGCTTTTAGATAACGTCCCTCATACGGATCAGCGCAGAAAGAACACCGCGCTTCACGCCATGACCGGATCCAGATACGGGCTGGAGGCATCAAAGAATTTCTGGTTGTGATCCAGCTCAAACGAGATCACGTACAGGCACCCCAGCGCGCTGTCTATTTCCAGCCGCACGCCCAGATTATCGGTCTGCCCCGCAAGCTGCTGCAGGTGTACGATGGCGAATTTGGCCGAGCGCGCCGTGCGCCCGTAATGGCCGCCATACCGCCCGCTGAACTGCGCCATGCGGCCCATCATCTCGCCAACCACGCGCTGCGCCTCGGGCGGCAGCATGTGTCGCTCAAGGATGGCGCGCAGGCGGATGACGTTCAGCCCGATGGTCATGGCCGACAGGATACCCTGCAGGTAGGCATCGATAATGGTGTCAGGCGTGTTTTCCGCATTGGTCAGCAGGCGCACGAAGCGGTCCACGTTATGCTCGACCACATACAGCGTGGTGGGCAGCGTGCGCGCCCGCGCCACATAGCGCAGCCCGCGCAGGATGCCGGTGCGCATCTGCCAGCGCATGTCGTTCGTATCGAACGGCAGCACCAGCCGGAAGGCCCACATCGCATACCACAGCCCGACAATCAGCGGCATGGCGGTGTTGAAAAACGCCACCTCGTCCAGCCGCGTCTGGTTGCCCGGCCCGAGCAGGATGGGCAGGAACAGGTTGTACGACACTGCACCAAGAATCAGCGCCGGATAGGCAAAGGCCAGCCCGCCCGCCAGCATGGGCAGGAACAGGCACAGCGCCAGGATCTCATACGTGGTGGGCGAGGCCAGGCGCCACAGCACCAGAACACCCGCCACAACCGAGGCGATAATGGCCCCGCCAAGGAAGGCCCGGGTGGCAAGGGCAGGTTTTTCCAGCGTGGAGAACAGGCTGCACACGATGGAGACGAACATGATGAAGGTCAGCCCGGCCGACCATGCGGTCGTGATCCAGATCACCCCCGCCCCGAAGATGGTGACCGAAGCCCGCAGGCTGTTGGTAAAGGCCTGCTGCCAGTCACGGAAGGTCTTGAGCCGGTAGTGAAAATGGTCATGCGCCAGCGGGTTGCGGCTGGCGTCGAACTGGATCAGCGCCTGCTCCAGCTCATCAAGGATCTGGCCCAGCGCGTAATTGAGCATGCGCTGCTGCGAGAGCATCTGCACCAGCTGGGGGTCAACCGGCAGGGCGCCGGGGGTGCCCATTTCCTGATTGAGTGAATCGGCCACGCTCTGCCGGCAGGCCGCCTGCAGTTCCGCAAGCCGGGCCAGCACGGGGTGAATGTCGTCACTGGCCTCAAGCTCGCCCGCCATGTCCTTGAGGAAGGCCTGCACCTTGCTCGATGTCGCGCTGAAGGCGGCATCGGGCCTGCCCACCGGCCCCTGCATGAGGGCGGCAAGATCCAGCCCGCGCGAGAGCAGCATCGCAACCCGCGCCAGCGCCGCGCGGGCATGGTCGCCCTCATGGCCGCGATGGGACCCCATCTCGACCTCGGCAAACTCGATCTGGTCGCTCAGCGTGGTGATGTTGGAGAACACGCCCCGCGCCTGCTTGAGCACCTGCGTATCACCCGACAGCAGGGAGGCCAGCGTCTGGGCCGCGCCATTGATGGCGGTCATGAAATTGTCGGCCAGCCGGTCTTCCGCGCGCTTGGCCAGCTTGAACTGGAACAGCGAGGAAACCGTGCTTTCCAGCACGATGCCCAGCACGATATAGGTCGCGCGCGACATGGCGGTCATGAAGATGTGCTGCGGGTCGGCAATGCCATCAAGCGAGATGATGGCGTAGGTAAACCCGCTCGCCCGCATGCCGTGAATGCGGTAGTTGGTCATGGTGGCGGGGCCGGGCAGCAACGTGCCGATAAAGCAGAACGTGCCAATGCCGATGGCCAGCAGCAGGATGAACATGAGCGGCGCCTGCGGAAACGCCGCCACCAGCAGCACGGCGCAGATCGTGCCCACCACCATGCCGAACAGATGCCACCGCGCCTTGGCCACGCTCTTGCCGCGCGAGCCCTGCGCCACCATCCAGACCGTCAGCGCCGCCCATTGCGGGCTGCCAAGCTCCCACCACAGCGCGATGCCCAGCGCGATGAGCGAGGTAATGGTGGTGCGCAGCGCATAACCAAAGGTGAAGATGCCCGGCGCGTACAGCCACCGCAGATGGTCCTGGCGCGGGGTCATGCCCGGCGGCCACAGCCGCCGGAAAAATGCCCGTATCTGATCCTGAAAACGGATCAGGGAAAGCTCAAGACCTTTCATCCCGGCGCGTGGCTCCCCCTATCCAGATACGATGCCTGCATAGCGTACACCATAGCGGGCGTACGAACAGGCTGACAGCCGAATGGCCGCATGGAAGAAAGCGTATACCGCATGCCACCAGCGCCCGGACTGCGGGTTATTCGTCGTAAGAGACGAGCGTCTTGACCGGCAGATCCAGCCGGTCGCGGCCACCAAGGCCGGTCAGTTCGATCAGGGTGGCGGCCCCCACCACATTCGCGCCCACCTTGTGCAGCAGGGCAACCGAGGCGACCAGCGTGCCGCCGGTTGCCAGCAGGTCATCCATCACCACCACGCGCTGGCCGGGCAGGATCGCATCCGCCTGGATGTGCAGCGAATCGGAGCCATATTCCAGGTCATAGTTGTAGGATACCGTCTCGCCCGGCAGCTTGCCCGGCTTGCGCAGCATGACCAGCCCGCAGCCCAGGCGGCTGGCAAGCGGCGCTGCCGTCAGGAACCCGCGCGATTCGATGGCGGCCAGCACATCAGGCGCCCACGGTGCGACGGCGGCGGCAAGGCGGCCCATGGCGATCTGCCAGGCATCGGCATTCCGCATCAGCGTCGAGATATCGTAGAACAGGATGCCCGGCTTGGGAAAATCCGGGATATGGCGAATATACTGTTTCAGGTCGATCTGGGCGGTCGTCATGATCGGTGCACGGTCCCCGTTGCATGGTCATACAAATCCGGGACATATGCGCCCCGTTCACGAAACTGTCGCCCACTGGACGGCCCCCCGCTGTAGCCGCCACGCGCCAGCCCGACAACCCCATCCGCACCCCTTTGCCCATGCTTTGGCACCCATCACGCGCCAGGGCGGGGGGAAGAAGATTTTATTCCTCAGCCGCTCCGGCAGGGATGGACGTAGGCACGCGGGCGGGGCGCAGCAGCACCATCACCATCATGATCGCAGCCCCCATCAGCATCACGCCCGCCATGGGCAGCGGCGAGTTGGCGGGCAGCATGCCCACGAAGGCACCGGCCACGGCACCGAGCACATATTGCAGCGTGCCGACAAAAGCCGAGGCGCTGCCCGCAAAACGCGGGTGGTCGGCCAGCGCGCCCACCGTGGCATTGGGGCCGATGATGCCGGTCGTGCCCAGCGAGACCATCATGGCCAGGATCAGGCAGCCCAGCATCCACAGCGGCGGGTGGCCGCCATGCTGCATGGCAAAGGCGATGACCACGGCCATGGCCGTCATGGCCATGGTGCCTGCCACCGCAACACCCACCGACACGCCAAGGATGCGGGCGGCGTCAATGCGCCCCACCAGCGCGCCGTTGAGCTGCGACGCCCCGATCATGCACACCGCGAACACGCCAAACATCATGCCGAAATGCGCCGGCGTGAGCCCGAACTGGTGAATGAACACCGAAGGGGCCGCCGACAGGTAGGTAAACGACATGAAGCACGCGAAACCCGCGATCATGGCATGGGTAATGAACCCCCGGTCACGCGCCAGCATGACATAGCGGCTGAACAGCGTTACGGGCGAGAACTCGCTGCGGTTGGCTGGCTGCAGGGTCTCGGGCAGGACGCGCCAGATCAGCCCGATGCAGATCACGCCATACACCGCCGCCGCCCAGAAGATCGACCGCCACGACGCGATCGACAGCACCAGCCCGCCCAGCGTGGGGGCCAGGATGGGCACGACCCCCATCACCAGCACCAGCCGCGACATCAGCCGCGCGGATTCATTGCCGTGCGACATGTCGCGCACGCAGGCACTCGGAATGATCAGGCTGGCCGAAGCCCCGAGCGAAGCCACGAAGCGGAAGAACGAAAAGGTGGGAATGTCGCGCGCCATGGCGCAGCCAACCGAGGCCAGCGTATAGACCAGCGTGCCCAGCAGCATGGGCCTGCGGCGGCCGAATCGGTCCGATAGCGGGCCCATGGTGATCTGGCCGATGGCCAGCCCCACGAACCACACCGCAAGCGTCATCTGCGCCGAGCCCGGACGGCCGTGCAGCGTGGTTTCAAGCTCGGGGAAGGCAGGCAGGTAAATATCGGTCGAGACCGGGCCGACCGCGGTGAGGAAGCCCAGCAGGATCGCGATCCAGCCCATGGGGCGGCCGGTCGTTTCGGGCACAGGGGTTTCTGCCGGACGGCCCGCCGTTGCGGATGTGCCCATGAGGCGCTCCAATATTAAAAGACTGTGGGGACTAGTAGACCAGCGCGGTCCATTTTTTCACCCTCTAATTACAACATCGCTGCAATTCACTCCTGCCATGGCGGCAAGCCGCGCATGCGGCGCATGAGCCACAGCCCCACCAGCGCGGAAAGGCCAAACAGCCCGATGGCGACCCCGATGCGCACGCCACCACCAAGCCGCATGCCCGTGCCCACCAGCACGAACACCACGGTCTGTGGCAGGCTGCCCAGCAGGGTTGCCAGCACAAACGCCATGACCCTGACCCCCAGCATGCCCGCCGCCAGGTTGAGCAGCAGCGCCGAGCCCACCGGCATGAGCCGCAGCGCCAGCACCGAGGCGAAGGGGGCCGCGCGTACGCAACCTTCCACCCGCGCCAGGGTTGCACCAAGCCGCGCGGGCATGCGCACGCGCCCTGCCCACCGGCCCCAGCCATAACCCCACAGGCACCCGGTAACCGTGGCCAGCGTGGCAAGCACGCATCCGGCCCCGATTCCGTAAGCAGCACCTGCTGCAAAGCACACCGCCTGCCGGGGCAGGCCCAGGCCACAGAAAGCGCTGGCCGCCAGCACGAACATGATCGCGCCACCAGCCCCCGCATGCAGGCCATGGCGCGCTGTCAGCATGTCGCACAGGCCCGGCAGGCGGCCAAGCACCACCGTGAGCGCAACAAAGGCCGCCAGCAGAAGCAGGGGCCGGACCAGCACGCGCAGGCTGCCCTGTGCCACGGGCGCGGGCGGTACTGCGTGCGGTGCTGTCATGCGTGCATCCCAGTTGTGGAAGAATATATGTTCCTTCGCGCCTAGCATCGCCTTGCGGCTGACTGCAAGGGCAGTCTAAATCCGGTTATGTCCGCATATCCTTCCACTGGCTCCCTGATGGGCCGCACGCCCCCTTCCGCGCAGGATCTGCGCAACAGGCAGCGTATCTCCACATGGCTGTTCGCCATCTGCTTCATGCTCGTGGGCATGATCGCCCTTGGCGGCTACACGCGCCTGACAGGCTCGGGCCTGTCCATCATGGACTGGCGGCCGATCACCGGCATGATCCCGCCGCTGAGCCATGCGGAGTGGGAGCGGCAGTTCGAGCTGTACAAGACCATCCCGCAATACAAGATCCTGCATGATGGTTTCGGGCTTGCGGGCTTCCAGCAGATCTTCTGGGCGGAATGGACGCACCGCTTCTGGGGGCGGCTGATGGGCTTCGTGCTGCTGGTGCCGCTGGTATGGTTTTCCATCACCGGGGCGCTGAGCCGGGGGCTGGCGCTGCGGCTGGTGCTGTTTTTCGTGCTGGGTGGGCTGCAGGGCGCCATCGGGTGGTTCATGGTAGCATCGGGCTTCAACCCGGACAGCACGGCCGTCGCCCCCGTGCGGCTGGTGCTGCATCTGTGCTGCGCCTTCGCGCTCTACATCGCCATTTTATGGACGGCACTGTCAGTGCGCACGCCACGCCCCGCCTTCATTCCCGCAACGCCGGAAGTCAGGCGCATGCACGCGCTGGTCTGGGCCATCTGCGTGCTGGTGGGCATGACCGTGATCGCGGGCGGTTTTACGGCGGGCACGCATGCGGGCTTTGCCTACAATACCTTTCCGCTCATGGATGGCCACCTGATCCCGCAGGGTTACGCAAAGCTGCACCCCTTCTGGCTGAACTGGTTCCAGAACATTCCCGCCATCCAGTTCGACCACCGGCTGCTGGCCACCACCACGGCGGTGCTGATTGGTGTAACGATCGTGCTCGGGCTGCGCACGCCACAACTGGGCAAGGACGTGCATGCGGCTCTGACCATGCTGGGCTGGCTGGTGCTGCTGCAATACGCGCTGGGCGTGACCACGCTGCTGCTGGTCGTGCCGGTATGGGCGGGCACGGTGCACCAGACCTGTGCTGCCATCGTGCTGACGGCGGCCATCATCACGCTGCACCGGCTGCGTGGGGTTGGCCGCCCGTAAACCCGCTGGAATACGCGGCCAATCATAAGAACGCCGCTTTTTTCAAAAAGGCGGCACCCAAAAACGTTTACTATTTTTTAAGTAACCAGCTCTTTTTTAAAATAATTCTTGCATCCCGCCCGGTGCGATAACGGTTTCATGCCCATGGGCAGCCGACCTGGCGCCGGGGCGGCGTAAACCATCGGTCATATGCTACGGAATGTTACGGCCCTGCACCCTACGCTTGCACATTGGGCCAAACCGGGCAGAAATGCCGTTCATGAACAAAAGGGCACAGACCCGTTCGCCGCCTGCACCGCACGGTTGCCCGTGCAGGCATCCGGCCTAGCTGTCCCTGCGTTATAGAAGCGGGCGTAAGGGGACCGGCCGGGCGGCCTGCCGCGCCGCGTCTTTTCCCGATCTATGATTTTCTGCGATAAACCCCATCACGACATGCAGGAATGGAACATGCACAAGCTGAAACAGGCACTGACAGGCGTGACGCTGGCACTGATCGCATGCGGCTCACTGAGCCTGCCCGCCCATGCTGGCCCCCACGGCGGCGGCTGGCGCGGCGGCGGCGGTGGCGGCTGGCATGGCGGCGGGGGTTGGTATGGTGGCGGCGACTGGGGCGGCTGGCATGGTGGATGGGGATGGGGCGGCTGGGGTGTGGGCTACTATCCCGGCTATATCGGCTGGGGCTGGGGTTACCCCATGGGTGGATGGGGATGGGGATGGGGATGGGGATGGGGCGGCGGCTGGGGATGGGGCTGGCCCGGCTATTATGCTGCGGGGGCCGCGATGGGGGCTGCCGCGGCAAGTGCCAGCTATCAGGCCGCACCCGAGGTCTATAACGCCACGGGCAACAACGCGCCGGAAGACGACTCCGTCTATGACAAGGATCTGTCCACCCTGCTGGCACCCGCGCCAGCCCAGCAGCAGCCCGGCCCGCAGGGCAATGGCCAGCCTGCGCCGCAGCGCCCTCCCGCCTCGTGCCCTAAAGGACAGGTCTATAACGATTTGATCGAAAGCTGCGACCGGCCCTGACCGTAGGGCATCATCAACGTTTTCGGGTGCCGCCTTTTTCCCTAAGGCGGCACTTCATGAAGCTTTTTTTGGTCTACGGGCAGCGATAACCTCAGCCAGTAGCGGCTGCCGGTTTACGTGGCAGCCAGCCTGCCAGTTCTTCACGCACCAGGGTTTCGAGCAGGTCAATGGCATCGGGCGAGTTGTTCAGGCACGGGATCAGGGCCAGTTCCTTGCCGCCGGCCTTGATGAAGTCTTCCCCCGCCTCATTGCCGATTTCATCGAGCGTTTCGATACAGTCGGAAATGAAGCCCGGCGTAATCACCGCAATGCGCTCGATGCCCTGCGCGGGCAGCGACTCGATAAACGGCGCGGTATAGGGCTCCAACCACTTGGCCGGGCCAAAGCGGGACTGGAAGGTGAGCGGCATCATCTGCGCGTCATACCCCATGACCTGACGCAGCGCGACGATGGTGCGCGCGCATTCATCGGCATAGCTGTCGCCCTTTTCCACATACACCTTGGGCAGGCCATGGAAGGAGGCGACAATCATCTGCGGCTTGAAATCAAGCGTTTCGAGCCGGGCCATGATCGAGCGCCCAAGGGCCGCGATATAGGCCGGATGGTCGGCAAAGGCCGGCAGGGTGCGGATGGCAGGCTGGTTGCGCAGCCGCATGAGAGCACGGAACGCCTGGTCATTGGCCGTGGCCGTGGTGGTGGCGCTGTATTGCGGGTAAAGCGGGGCAAGCAGGATGCGGTCGCACCCCTGCGCCACCAGTTCATGCAGCGCCTGCTTTATGGAAGGCTGGCCATAACGCATGCCCCACGCCACCGGCACGTTGTCACCGGCCAGCCGCGTTGCCAGCATTTCCGCCTGATCGCGCGTGTAGGTGCGCAACGGGCTTTCATTACGGTCATGGTGCCAGATGCGGTGATACGCCTCGCCCGACTTGCGCGGGCGGAAGGTCAGCACCGGGCCATACAAGATCGGCTTCCAGATCAGGGGGCTTGCTTCGATAATGCGCCGATCTGACAGGAATTCAGCCAGATAACGGCGCACCGCGCCATAGCCGGTGCCATCGGGGGTGCCAAGATTGCTCAGCAATACCCCGATGCGCGGCGGCGCATCTTCATGCCCCGCCGCGCGGTTTACAGTAATGAATGTCATACTTCGGCTGCTACAGGAAGCCAGAGTGGGATGCAAAAGAACAGCGGGTCATACCCCTGCACGAAGGGCATCCTAGCGCCGGGCACGCACCCGGATCGGCTGCATGGCGCGCGCAGGAGCGGAACAGTAACGGGCGGCGGCAACAAGGCCCAGCAGGGCCATAACGGGGGAAAGCATCTGGACAAAAGCGAACATCACGGTCCCTTTCCTGATCGGACACCTGTTACTCAACCGCGCCGATCGGGGCGGCGTCAATCAAAAAATACCGGCCCTGCGTGCAACCTTTACGCATTTGTCCATAAGCGAGGGCAGCGCCACGGCTGCGTCACCGGGGTAATGCACGCATCCCGCCGCCGCCATACTGTTGGGAAAGGCCGCAATCCGCGCTGCGTACACATCCACCAGCAGGGTGAAATGGGTGAAGACATGCTTCACCTGCCCCACCATGCGCCAGTGTGGTTGCAGGCGGGGCGCTGCCGGGGCAAGGCTCAGCGCCTCGGCCTCGGGCCACGGGTCATCGCGCCAGTGCGGCCCCGGCAGGCCCATCATGCCGCCAAGCAGCCCCTTTTCGGGGCGGCGGACCAGCAGCAGGCCCCCGGCTTCATCCACAAGGCAGAAATGCACGCCATGGCGCACGGGCCGCACGGGCTTGGGCGCCCGGCGCGGCAGGGTGGCGGCAATGCCCTGCGCATGGCCCGCGCAGGCTTCACGCCACGGGCACAGCACGCAGGCGGGATTGCGCGGCGTGCAGATGCCTGCCCCGAGGTCAAACAGGGCCTGCGCGAAATCGGAGGGGCGGGCTTTCGCCTGCGCATCCGCGTTCAGGGTTATGGCGCGGGCGGCAATGGCCTTGCGGGCACCGGGCAGCGGGTCGGTCAGGGCGAACAGGCGGCTGGTCACGCGCTCCACGTTGCCATCCACCGGCACCACGGGGCGGCCAAAGGCGATGGCGGCAATGGCCGCTGCCGTATAGGCTCCGACTCCCGGCAGTTCCAGCAACCCTTCCACCGTATCGGGAAAGCTGCCGCCCCGCGCCGCCACAGCCTGCGCGCAGGCGTGCAGGTTGCGCGCGCGGGCATAGTAGCCAAGCCCCGCCCACAGCGCCATGACCCGGTCCTGCGGGGCGCGGGCCAGCGCCGTGACATCGGGGAAGGCGGCAAGGAAGCGCTCGAAATAGGGCATGACCGCCGTAACCGTGGTCTGCTGGAGCATGATCTCGCTCAGCCAGACCCGATAGGGATCAATGTTCTGGCCGGGCAGCGCGCGCCATGGCAGAATGCGACGGTGCCGGTCATACCAGCGTAACAGATCGGTAGCACAAGGTAACACGGACCCGTTTATGACGAACCCGCCGCCACGCAGCAAGAAAAAGAACGAAGCCGCCGCCGCTCCCGAGCCGCCGCGCCGGGCCTTCCGTGCGCGCAGCATGGCCGCCCTGCTGCCACAGATCAGCCAGCCGGTCTTTCGCAAGCAGTCGGCTGCCGCGGTGCAGGTCATGACGGACTGGGCGGATATTGTCGGCCCCCATCTGGCCACCCTGACCGTGCCGCGCAAACTCTCGGCCGGCACGCTGACGGTGGGCTGCCAGGGGCCTGTGGCGATGGAACTGCAACACCTTGCCCCCACCGTTATTGCCCGCATCAACACCACCTGCGGGCACGGCGTGGTCAAGCGGCTGAAAATGGTGCAGGACCTGCTGGCCCCGCCCCAACAGGCCGCATCCCCTGCCCCGCCGCGCACACCGCCCCCGCCAGTGAAAATTGACGATATGCCCGACGGCCCGCTGAAAGAGGCGCTGGAATCGCTCGGCGGATGGCTCCGCGCCCGGCAGGACCGCTGAAAAACGAAAGTTTTTGGTGAGGCTTTTTCCAAAAAGCTTTGAAAGAACAGCGCCTTTTTAAAAAAGACGACACCCAAAACCTTTTATCTGTCAGGTGCCATCGGGTCGGCAGGGCCATCGCTCCAGCGTGGAGCCCACTGTCATGAAAACGCCCTGTTGTGAAGGTTTTCTACCGCGCAACATCACGGAACGGTGAGGTAACGGGGCTGGATATCTGGCCAATCCATGCCAATATCGGCTTTGCAATGGTACACAAAAGGAACCCGTCAGATGCGTAAGTTGGCCCTGCTGCTGGCTGTATCCATGGGACTGGTTGGCGTATTGCCCGCTCCTGCTGCCCATGCCTGGGGTGGTGGCTGGCGGGGTGGCCCGGGCTGGGGCGGCGGCTGGCACCGTGGCTGGGGCTGGGGTGGTTTTGGCATGGGCATGGCCGCTGGCACGGCGCTGGGTGTGGCCATGTCGCCCTATCGCTATCGCTACCGGCCTTATGGCTACGGGTATGGCTATCCGGTTTACGGCTATCCGCCGCCGCCCTACCCGGTTTATGCCTATCCGCCGCCACCACCCCCGCCACCTCCGGCCTATTACGGTTATTACCCCTAGGATCTGAGACGGAGGAAAGCTTCGTAAAGATGCCGTCCTTTAAAAAGACGGCACCCAAACACATTCAGGGACTACGGGCCGCCCGCACGAATTCACGGATCAACGCAGGCGACTTGATGCCGGGAGCCGTCTCCACCCCGGATGAAACATCCACCGCCCGCGCCCCGCTGCGGGCAACGGCCTCGCACACGTTATCGGGGCGCAGGCCACCGGCCAGCATCCACGGGGCCGGTGCCTGCCAACCCTCGGTCAGGCTCCAGTCAAACACCTGCGCATTGCCACCGGGGCGCTGTGCGCCTGCGGGCGGGCGGGATTCAATCACCAGACCATCCACAGTACAGCTTTGCGGCAGGTCGGCGCGGGTAGCGATACCGGCGGCCAGCCATGCCGGCACGCCAAACCGGGCGCGGATGGCGGCGGCACGGGCGGGGGTGTCATAGATCTGCACTCCATCGAGTGCGATCGTATCCAGCACGTGACGGATTTCATCATCCGTCGGGCGCACGAACAGGCCGATGGCGCGCGGGCCGCCGGGCGGCAGGCGGCGCACCAGCGGAGCGGCCTGCAGGGCCGTGACATGGCGGGGCGAGCGGCTGAAAAACACGAACCCCACCCAGTCGGCCCCGGCCGCACAGGCAGCGTCCAGTCCCACTTCGTCGCGGATGCCGCATATCTTGACCTTGACCGTCATGATGATCCCGCCGCCTTTTAATATGTAAATTTATAAAAGTTTCCGGGTG contains:
- a CDS encoding FUSC family protein; amino-acid sequence: MKGLELSLIRFQDQIRAFFRRLWPPGMTPRQDHLRWLYAPGIFTFGYALRTTITSLIALGIALWWELGSPQWAALTVWMVAQGSRGKSVAKARWHLFGMVVGTICAVLLVAAFPQAPLMFILLLAIGIGTFCFIGTLLPGPATMTNYRIHGMRASGFTYAIISLDGIADPQHIFMTAMSRATYIVLGIVLESTVSSLFQFKLAKRAEDRLADNFMTAINGAAQTLASLLSGDTQVLKQARGVFSNITTLSDQIEFAEVEMGSHRGHEGDHARAALARVAMLLSRGLDLAALMQGPVGRPDAAFSATSSKVQAFLKDMAGELEASDDIHPVLARLAELQAACRQSVADSLNQEMGTPGALPVDPQLVQMLSQQRMLNYALGQILDELEQALIQFDASRNPLAHDHFHYRLKTFRDWQQAFTNSLRASVTIFGAGVIWITTAWSAGLTFIMFVSIVCSLFSTLEKPALATRAFLGGAIIASVVAGVLVLWRLASPTTYEILALCLFLPMLAGGLAFAYPALILGAVSYNLFLPILLGPGNQTRLDEVAFFNTAMPLIVGLWYAMWAFRLVLPFDTNDMRWQMRTGILRGLRYVARARTLPTTLYVVEHNVDRFVRLLTNAENTPDTIIDAYLQGILSAMTIGLNVIRLRAILERHMLPPEAQRVVGEMMGRMAQFSGRYGGHYGRTARSAKFAIVHLQQLAGQTDNLGVRLEIDSALGCLYVISFELDHNQKFFDASSPYLDPVMA
- a CDS encoding adenine phosphoribosyltransferase, translating into MTTAQIDLKQYIRHIPDFPKPGILFYDISTLMRNADAWQIAMGRLAAAVAPWAPDVLAAIESRGFLTAAPLASRLGCGLVMLRKPGKLPGETVSYNYDLEYGSDSLHIQADAILPGQRVVVMDDLLATGGTLVASVALLHKVGANVVGAATLIELTGLGGRDRLDLPVKTLVSYDE
- a CDS encoding multidrug effflux MFS transporter; its protein translation is MGTSATAGRPAETPVPETTGRPMGWIAILLGFLTAVGPVSTDIYLPAFPELETTLHGRPGSAQMTLAVWFVGLAIGQITMGPLSDRFGRRRPMLLGTLVYTLASVGCAMARDIPTFSFFRFVASLGASASLIIPSACVRDMSHGNESARLMSRLVLVMGVVPILAPTLGGLVLSIASWRSIFWAAAVYGVICIGLIWRVLPETLQPANRSEFSPVTLFSRYVMLARDRGFITHAMIAGFACFMSFTYLSAAPSVFIHQFGLTPAHFGMMFGVFAVCMIGASQLNGALVGRIDAARILGVSVGVAVAGTMAMTAMAVVIAFAMQHGGHPPLWMLGCLILAMMVSLGTTGIIGPNATVGALADHPRFAGSASAFVGTLQYVLGAVAGAFVGMLPANSPLPMAGVMLMGAAIMMVMVLLRPARVPTSIPAGAAEE
- a CDS encoding TVP38/TMEM64 family protein, with the protein product MTAPHAVPPAPVAQGSLRVLVRPLLLLAAFVALTVVLGRLPGLCDMLTARHGLHAGAGGAIMFVLAASAFCGLGLPRQAVCFAAGAAYGIGAGCVLATLATVTGCLWGYGWGRWAGRVRMPARLGATLARVEGCVRAAPFASVLALRLMPVGSALLLNLAAGMLGVRVMAFVLATLLGSLPQTVVFVLVGTGMRLGGGVRIGVAIGLFGLSALVGLWLMRRMRGLPPWQE
- a CDS encoding COX15/CtaA family protein — translated: MGRTPPSAQDLRNRQRISTWLFAICFMLVGMIALGGYTRLTGSGLSIMDWRPITGMIPPLSHAEWERQFELYKTIPQYKILHDGFGLAGFQQIFWAEWTHRFWGRLMGFVLLVPLVWFSITGALSRGLALRLVLFFVLGGLQGAIGWFMVASGFNPDSTAVAPVRLVLHLCCAFALYIAILWTALSVRTPRPAFIPATPEVRRMHALVWAICVLVGMTVIAGGFTAGTHAGFAYNTFPLMDGHLIPQGYAKLHPFWLNWFQNIPAIQFDHRLLATTTAVLIGVTIVLGLRTPQLGKDVHAALTMLGWLVLLQYALGVTTLLLVVPVWAGTVHQTCAAIVLTAAIITLHRLRGVGRP
- the hemH gene encoding ferrochelatase, with the protein product MTFITVNRAAGHEDAPPRIGVLLSNLGTPDGTGYGAVRRYLAEFLSDRRIIEASPLIWKPILYGPVLTFRPRKSGEAYHRIWHHDRNESPLRTYTRDQAEMLATRLAGDNVPVAWGMRYGQPSIKQALHELVAQGCDRILLAPLYPQYSATTTATANDQAFRALMRLRNQPAIRTLPAFADHPAYIAALGRSIMARLETLDFKPQMIVASFHGLPKVYVEKGDSYADECARTIVALRQVMGYDAQMMPLTFQSRFGPAKWLEPYTAPFIESLPAQGIERIAVITPGFISDCIETLDEIGNEAGEDFIKAGGKELALIPCLNNSPDAIDLLETLVREELAGWLPRKPAAATG
- the mutY gene encoding A/G-specific adenine glycosylase — encoded protein: MLPCATDLLRWYDRHRRILPWRALPGQNIDPYRVWLSEIMLQQTTVTAVMPYFERFLAAFPDVTALARAPQDRVMALWAGLGYYARARNLHACAQAVAARGGSFPDTVEGLLELPGVGAYTAAAIAAIAFGRPVVPVDGNVERVTSRLFALTDPLPGARKAIAARAITLNADAQAKARPSDFAQALFDLGAGICTPRNPACVLCPWREACAGHAQGIAATLPRRAPKPVRPVRHGVHFCLVDEAGGLLLVRRPEKGLLGGMMGLPGPHWRDDPWPEAEALSLAPAAPRLQPHWRMVGQVKHVFTHFTLLVDVYAARIAAFPNSMAAAGCVHYPGDAAVALPSLMDKCVKVARRAGIF
- a CDS encoding DUF721 domain-containing protein produces the protein MTNPPPRSKKKNEAAAAPEPPRRAFRARSMAALLPQISQPVFRKQSAAAVQVMTDWADIVGPHLATLTVPRKLSAGTLTVGCQGPVAMELQHLAPTVIARINTTCGHGVVKRLKMVQDLLAPPQQAASPAPPRTPPPPVKIDDMPDGPLKEALESLGGWLRARQDR
- a CDS encoding phosphoribosylanthranilate isomerase is translated as MTVKVKICGIRDEVGLDAACAAGADWVGFVFFSRSPRHVTALQAAPLVRRLPPGGPRAIGLFVRPTDDEIRHVLDTIALDGVQIYDTPARAAAIRARFGVPAWLAAGIATRADLPQSCTVDGLVIESRPPAGAQRPGGNAQVFDWSLTEGWQAPAPWMLAGGLRPDNVCEAVARSGARAVDVSSGVETAPGIKSPALIREFVRAARSP